Below is a genomic region from Streptosporangiales bacterium.
GGCGCCTTCCTGCGACTCGACGACCACCTGCCCCCCGACGTGCTCGCGGACCAGGGCGCGGGGAGCGTCGGTCCCAGCCACGTCGGCTACCGGTGGGCGGGTGGGCAGTGGGCGCTGGCGATGGACGCGGCCGCCCAGGTCGCCGCCTACCGTCCCGGTCTCGTGGGCACCGCGAGCCTGCCCGTGCCCCGCTCGTGGGACGACGTGGTCGCGCTCGCCGGTGACCTGCCCGGCGGGGCGTCGTTGGGGATCGCGGCGAACCCGACCCACCTGTACTCGACACTCGTCTCCCTGTGCCACGACCGGGCGGACGACCGCGCGCCGCACCTCGACGGACGTCCCGCCTGGTGGGGCGACGACGGACCCGCGCGCGACGTGCTGGCCGCCGGCTGCGCGCGCCTCTACGAGGTGCTCGGCCTCGTCGACCCGCGGTCGCTCGCGCTCGACCCGATCGCCCTGCTCGACGAGATGAGCGAGCCGTGGCCGGGGCGCGGCGTCTGCTACGTGCCGTACGTGTTCGGGTACGTCACCTACGCGCGTCCGGGCGCACGGCCCGCGCTCGTCGCGTTCGCGGACGCGCCGAGCTCGGCGGGGTCGCCGGTGGGCACGATCCTCGGCGGCGTCGGGCTGGCCGTCTCGCGCGGCACGGCGCACCCGGAGCTCGCCGTGGAGTTCGCGCGCCTGGTGGTGAGCCCGGAGTTCCAGCGCGATGGCTACGCGGCGGCCGGCGGGCAGCCCGGGCACCGCGTCGCGTGGTCCGACCCGGCCGTGAACGCCGCCGCGTCGGGGTTCTACACCGGGACGCTGGCGACGCTCGACGCTGCGGCGATGCGTCCGCGGGTGCCCGGCTACCCGGCATACCAGCGCAGGGCGGCGGAGGCGCTGCACGCGGCGGTGCTCGCACGCGAGTCGGCGGCGGCGATCGCCGACGAGCTGCGCGACCTGTGGCGGACGATGATGCCGGCGCCG
It encodes:
- a CDS encoding extracellular solute-binding protein: MVSLRGMTWNHPRGTEPLRAASELFAARHPGVEVSWQARSLAAFEETPVTELAREFDLLAIDHPFVGTAYADGAFLRLDDHLPPDVLADQGAGSVGPSHVGYRWAGGQWALAMDAAAQVAAYRPGLVGTASLPVPRSWDDVVALAGDLPGGASLGIAANPTHLYSTLVSLCHDRADDRAPHLDGRPAWWGDDGPARDVLAAGCARLYEVLGLVDPRSLALDPIALLDEMSEPWPGRGVCYVPYVFGYVTYARPGARPALVAFADAPSSAGSPVGTILGGVGLAVSRGTAHPELAVEFARLVVSPEFQRDGYAAAGGQPGHRVAWSDPAVNAAASGFYTGTLATLDAAAMRPRVPGYPAYQRRAAEALHAAVLARESAAAIADELRDLWRTMMPAPFGGDLP